The window GGCCTTCGCGGCGATCACGCCGGCGGCGCGCGCGACGGTCTCGATCCGGCGATGCCCCTCGGCGTCCCACATCACCGCCTCGAGCTTGCGCTTCTCGTCGGCAGTGGCGAGATAGCCGCCCTCGGCCTGCAGCGCCTCGAGGAAACGATCGTAGATCGCGGCCTCGACCAGCAGGTTGCCGTCGCACGAACAGCCGGACCCGTGGTTCTGCGTCTTGCTGATGCGCGTGTTCATCGCCGCCTCGGCGAGGTCAGCCGTCTCGTCGATGACGACGGTGGCGTTCCCCGCGCCGACGCCGTAGGCCGGCTTGCCGGAGCTGTAGGCGGCCTTCACCATCGCGGTGCCGCCGGTCGCGATCGTGAGATCGCAGATCGCCATCAGTTCCTGCGCCAGCGGGATGCTCGGCGTCTCGAGGCAGAGGATCAGATCGTCGGGCGCGCCCTGCTTGGCGAGCGCGGCGCGCAGCACGCGGGCGATTTCCAGCGCCGTCTTGCGGCTCAGCGGGTGCGGCGAGAAGATCACGGCGTCGCGGCACTTGATGGCGTTGATCGCCATGTTCACCATCGTGACCAGCGGGTTGGTGACCGGCAGCAGGCCGGCGATGACGCCGGCCGGCTTGGCGTACTTGACGATGCCCTTCTCGGGAATGGTCTCGATGATCCCGACGCTCGGCGTGCGCAGCGCGTCGCGCAGGATGCCGAGGATCTTCCAGCGGCGGGCCGGCACCCCTTCGGCGCTGCCCATGCCGCTTTCCTCCACGCTCATCCGGGTGAGGCGGCCGAAGGCCTGCTCGTTGGCGGTGGCCCACGCGATGGCACGGCACAGACGATCGACCGTGGCCTGATCGTAATGATCGACCGCCGCCATGGCGGTCCGGGCGCGGGCCAGGAGCGCCTGCGCCGCCGCCTTTTCCTCCGCCGTGGCGGTCCTCGGCGTCCGTGCATTCTGGCCGGCTGGTGCTGTTGCCGATGTCATTGTCGCGAGCTCCCCGGGGATCGCCCGACTATAGGCACCACCTGTCCTATTGTCAATACATGCTATATACTCCCCCACCATGACACGCCAGCTCTCCCTCGCTGCGGCCGCCGCCGTCGTGCTCGGCGCCGGCGTCGCCGCGCAGAATGCCGCCCCCCCGGCGTCGAGGCCCGCGGGCGCCGCCCGCCCCGCCGCCGCCGCGGCGGCCAACGGCTCCGCCGCCAATCCGCGCGACTGGCCGACCGTCGGCAACGATCCCGGCGGCGCGAAGTACTCCGCGCTCGCGCAGATCACGCCGGCCAACGTCACCCAGCTGACCAAGGCGTGGACCTACGACACGGGTGCGCCGGCCGCCGGCTACACCATCACGCCGATCGTCGTCAGCAACGTCATGTACCTGCCGGTGCAGGGCAGCGTCGTCGTCGCGCTCCAGGCCGACACCGGCAAGGAACTCTGGAAGTTCGACCTCAAGACGCTGCCCGACATCGGCCCGAATCCCTCGGCCGGCGGGCGCGGCATCTCGTACTGGCCCGGCACGGCGCGCGTCGCGCCGCGCATCGTCATCGCCACCACCAACGGCTTCCTCGTCCAGCTCGACGCGAAGACCGGCAGGCCGGTTCCCAGGCCCGCCGGCATGGTGAACCTCGCGGCCGGCGTGATGGAGAAGTTCGAGGGACAGCAGTACTCGACCAACATGCCGCCGGCGCTCTACAAGAACCTTGCGATCATCGCCGCCCGCACCGGCGAGCAGGGGCGCTACGGTCTTCCGGGCGATCCCCGGGCGTTCGACCTCCTCACCGGCAAGGAGGTCTGGCGCTTCCACATCGTCCCGCATCCGGCCGACGAGAACTTCGGCACCTGGGGGCTGAACGGCTGGCAGGATCGCCGCGGCCCCGGCGTCTGGGTGCCGGTGAGCGTGGACCCGGTCAACGATCTCGTGTTCTTCCCGATGGGCAACGCCACCGACCAGAACTACGGCGGCAGCCGTCCGGGGATCAATCTCTATGCGACGACGCTGCTCGTGCTGCGCGCCTCGACGGGCAAGCGCGTCTGGCACCAGCAGCTCACCCACCACGACATCTACGACTGGGATTTGAGCGCGCCGCCGGCGCTCGGCGAAACGGTCAAGGACGGCAAGCGCATTCCGATCGTCGTGCAGATGACCAAGCAGGGCCTGCTGTTCATGTTTCACCGGCTGACCGGCGAGCCGCTGTTCGGGATGGAAGAGCGTCCGGTGCCGCGCTTCGACGCGCCCGGCGATCAGGCGTGGCCCACGCAGCCGTTCCCGCTGAAGCCCGTGGGCCTCACGCGCGACAGCATGACCCGCAAGGAAGTCAGCAGGATCTCCCCCGAGGCGGAGAAGTACTGCACGGAGCTGTTCGACAAGTCGGTGAACATGGGGCCGTACACGCCGTACGGCATGCTTCCCAGCCTCGTGTTCCCCGGCTCCGAAGGCGGCGGCGGCTGGGGCGGCGTGTCCGTCGATGCCGATCGCGGCCTCGTCTACGTGAATACCCGGCACCTCGGCGTCATCGCGCAGCTCCAGTCCAGCGTCTCGTCTGGCGTGCTGCCGTCGTTCGGCAAGCAGAAGGTGCCGACCAACTTCTACGTCGATCAGCAGGGCTACCCGTGCAATGCGCCGCCGTGGGCGGAGATCGCCGCGGTCAGCACCACGACCGGCGACATCGTGTGGCGAACGCCGCTTGGTGAATACCCCGAGCTGACCAGGAAGGGCATCACCGGTACCGGGACCGCGGTCAACGACGGCGGACCGATCTCCACCGCCAGCGGGCTGGTGTTCATCGGTTCGACGACCGACTACGGGTTCCGCGCGTTCGACGCGAAGACCGGGAAGGAGCTCTGGCGCGCCACGATGGATGACGACGTGCTGATGACGCCGCTCACGTATCAGGGAGCGAACGGCAAGCAGTTCGTGGTGGCAGTCGCCGGCGGCGGCGATGCCGCGTTCCACATTCCGCCCAAGCCTTCGCCGGGCGGCAACGCGACCGTGGTCGCGTTCTCACTGAAGTAGAGGACGTCATGGATCGACGCCAGTTCATTCACACGGGGATCATGGCGACGCTCGCCGCGAAGGTGCTGGGCGACGTGACGCTCGCGAAGGCACAGCAGCCGCCGGCGGGCGCGCCGGCAGCCGCCGGGGCACAGCCGGCCACGCCGGCGCCGGCCGCACGCAAACTGATCATGGACTGTTACACGCGGAACCTGCACTGGATCCGCGATCACGATCAGATCGCCGAGGCGGCGATCGAGATGACGTGCGGCGGAATCCAGCCGACGGTGGGCGCGTATCCGGCGCACATCGACGTGGCGAAGGTCGGCACGGAGCTGCCCGCGTTCGTGAAGACGATGCAGAAGCACGGGCTGCGGGTGAAGCAGATCCGCGGCGGCAACCAGCGGGCGGTCGGCGATCCGGGTCTCGAGGAGATGGTCGGCGCCATGGCGCAGGCCGGCGCGACGCACTACTGGTGCGGCACGGACACCTACGATCTGACCAGGCCGATCCTGCCGCAGCTGGACGAGATCAAGAAGAAGGTCGAAGGCTTCGTCAAGCTCAATCAGAAACACGGGACGACGCTGATGTATCACACGCGCGCCGGCGCGAACTCGGTCGGCTCGGTGGTCTGGGATCTGCTCTACGTGATGAAGGAGTTCGATCCGAAATACGTCGGCTTCCACTGGGACACGGGGCACATGGCGATGCACGGCGGCAACATGTGGGAGCTGCTGATGCGCACCGCCGGACCGTACGTCGTCGCGGTGAGCTGGAAGGATCGCTCGTGGGAGCAGAATCTCGGCTTCCTCGGTGAAGGCGGTCCGTATCCGGGCCCGGTGGACGCGGCGGCGGCCGCGGCGGCGAATCCCGGAGGAGGACGCGGAGGCAGGGGCGCGCGTGGCGCGGCAGGTGCGCCAGGGGCCCAGGGTGCGGCAGGTGCGCAGGGCGCTCCCGGGGCGCGCGGCGCGGCGGGCGCCGGGTTTGGCGAAGGGGATGCGCCGCAGGCCGGACGTGGCCGCGGACGAGGGCGCGGCGCCGGCCCGCGCGAGTTCCCGCTGCCCCTGGCGGGCAACACCTTCGCGCGCGGCGGCGGCTGGACGTCGATCATGGTGCCGATGGGCACCGGCGTGGTCGACATCTTCCGCTACGCCCGGGTGCTCGCCGACTTGAACTTCAACGGGCCGATGGAACTGCAGGCGGAGTACCTGAACGGCGGCGCGCAGAGCGGCGCCGACAAGATCACACTGCCGCGCGAGATGGTGATTGGCAACCTGAAGCGGGACGTGCTCACAATCCGCGCAGCGCTGCAGCAGTCAGGGACTGGATTGACGTGCTAGTGATAGTGGCCAGTTGCCAGTAACCAGTTGCCAGTAACCAGTAACCAGTAACCAGTGACCAGTGACCAGTGGCCAGTCGCCGGAAAACTGCTCACTGACTAGTCGGACTGGCAACTGGCAACTGGCAACTGGCAACTGGCAACCGGCAACCGGCAACCGGCAACCGGCAACCGGCAACTGGCAACTGGCTACTGGCCACTGGCCACTGGCTTCCACTCAGCAACACGACGCCTGGCCACCGCGACCGCCTGTGGCGTCATCCGCGCCGCCGAAATGTTGCGCAGCTCGAGCAGCCCCTTGCGGTTGTCCTCGAGCGGCGTCTGTCCGGCCGCCAGCGCGAACCACACGTACGCGGATTCGTAGTCACGCGGCACGCCGGTGCCGTCGAAATACATCTGTCCGAGCTGATATTGCGCGCGAAGATCGTCCCCATCGGCGGCACGTCTGAACCAGCGCGCCGCTTCGGCCGCATCGGCGCGGACGCCGCGTCCTTTCAGGTGGAACTCGCCGATCGCGCGCGCCGCCGGCGCGCTGCCGTGCCCGGCCGCTTTCCGGTACCATTCGAGAGCGAGGCCGTCGTCGGCGGGCACGCCGAAGCCGAACTCGTAGATCTGCCCGAGATGATGCTCCGCCGGAGCCAGCTGCTGCGCCGCGGCCTTGCGGATCCACTCGACGCCGGCGGCGGTCTGGGTGCTGCCGTAGTAGAGATACGAACCGAGCGAGAACTGGGCAATGGGATCGCCGTTCCCGGCGCGGGCGCGGGCGGCATCGACCGCGCGGGCGACGGACGGATCGTCGGCTCGCCGTGCGCTCCCGGAGGCCACCAGCAGATGCGCGGCGCACAGGACGCTGAGGAGAAGATGCACGTTCCTCCGAATTATACGGAGGGGATCGCGTGATCCCCAGGCTCGCGGCGGCGGTTGCGGCGGCGTTGCTGCTGTTCGTGCCGGCGCACGCACAGCAGACGCCGCGGCGCAACGCCGCCAGACCCGACGTCGTCTACATCCCGACGCCGCAGCCGGTCGTCGAGGCGATGCTGCAGCTGGCGGAGGTGAAGAAGACGGACGTGGTGTACGACCTCGGCTCGGGTGACGGCCGCATCGTCATCACCGCGGCCAGGACGTACGGCGCCCGCGGCGTCGGCGTCGAGCTGGACGCGGAGCTGATCAAGCAGGCGCGGCAGAATGCCGCCGCCGCGGGGGTGGCCGATCGCGTCCGCTTCGTGAGGCAGGATCTGTTCAAGACGGATCTGCGCCCGGCAACGGTGGTGACGCTCTATCTGCTGCAGAGTTTGAACGAGCGCCTGCGGCCGAAGCTGGTTCGCGAGCTGCGCGCCGGCGCCCGCGTCGTCTCGCACGTCTTCAACATGGGACCGGAATGGCCGCCGCTGAAAACGGAGACGGTCGAGCGCAGCCGTATCTTCCTCTGGTCGGTGCCAGGGCGATAGCTCTAAAATATTCGAGGAACCGTGAGCACGCATGCATCCTTCTCCATCGGTCTGGTCGCGATCCTGCTCGGCGCGAGCATCGCGGCACGTGCGTCGACGCCGCAGGCGCCGCCGAAGAACGGCGCGCCCGCTTCCCCGGCGTTGACCAAGAACGTCGGCGACCTGTCGCCGCAGGAGGAGGACGAGTTCGTCAAGGTCACCGAAGCGACGATGGAGCGCGTGTGCGTGGCGTGCCACCCGTTCGAGAACATCATCAAGTCCCGGCGCACGCTGCCCGAGTGGAACGATCAGGTCACCCAGATGGCGATGCGCGGCGCGCCCGGCACCGAGACCGACTTCACGCTGGTCAAGAAGTACATGGCGCGCTACTACGGCATCGTCCGCGTCAACTCGGCCAGCGCGGAAGAGCTGTCGGCGGTGCTGGGCCTGCCCTCGAAGGTGGCCGCGGCGCTGGTGGAATATCGCACGACGAACGGCAAGTTCACCGACCTCGCGTCGCTGGCCAAGGTCGAGGGTGTGGACAAGGCGAAGCTGGAAGAGAACGCCGACGCCCTGCGGTTCGACTGAGGCAGCCCGGGCGGGCGGACTGGGCGCCGTCAGCACACCTCGAACATCACCTTCACCGCCTCGCGCGCGCGCAGCGCGGCGAAGCCGTCCAGCGCGCCGGCCAGCGGCATCCGATGCGTGATCAGCCGCTCCGGGTGCAGCCGGCCCTCGGTCACCAGCCGGATCGCTTCCGCCCAGTGCCGCCGCACGCTGGCGACCACGCCCACCCAGGTCAGCTCCTTGCGCATCACCTGCAGGGCATCGATCTGCGTGTCGCGCACCAGTCCCAGCGTCGCGAGCGTGCCGCCGGCGGCGGCGATGTCGATCGCCGTCTGTACCGCCTCCGGCGTGCCCGCGGCCTCGACGACGAGTCCTGCTCCGACGCCGTGCGTCAGTTCTGACATGAACGCGTTCGCCGCGGCACGATCGGCGACGAGGGCGGCGTCGGCGCCGGCCTGCGCCGCGATCGCGAGACGCGCTTCGTCGCCGGGCCTGCCGAACACCACGATCGGCCCCGCGCCGGCGGCGCGCAGCGCGAGCAGGTGCAGCAACCCGAATGGTCCGGGCCCGAGGATCGCCGTCGGCGTGCCGGGGGCGGGACGGGTGCGTTCGACCGTATTGATCGCGGTGGCGAGCGGCTCGAGCAGAGCGGCCGCGTCGAGCGACATGCCGTCGGGGAGGGGGATCAGCGACGTCACCGGCACGACGACGAAGTCCGCGAGCGCGCCGTCCATCGTCAGCCCGACGTGATGCCAGTCGGGACAGAGGTTATAGCGTCCGCGAACGCAGTGGAAGCAGGCCCCGCATCCCGCCAGCGCTTCGATGACAACCCGGGTTTCCCGAAAACGGGGACAGTCCCCTTTTCCCCTGTCGCCGGGCGGGAAAAGGGGACTGTCCCCGTTTTCGCCGAGCGCCACGATCTCGCCGGCCGCCTCGTGGCCGAGGATCAGCGGACAGGGGACGGGACGATTGCGCCCCTTGTAGACGCCGTCAGAGACGAGCAGATCGGTGCCGCACAGGCCGGAGCGCCGGACGCGGACGAGCGCGGCGCCGGGACCGGGCCGCGGCTGCGGCACGTCGAGCAACGCGAGATGGCCCGCTCCCGGAGCCGACTTGACCAGCGCGTTCATGAGACCGGCAGCGCCGCGTCCGCTACTTCTTGGCGGCCGGCAGCGCGAACGCGCTGATGCTGTCGTCCGTGATCGGCGCGTCGAGGAAGCCGCCGCCGGTGGACGTGATCACCACGTACTGGCGCCCGTCGCGTCCCTGATACGTGCTGGGCGTCGCGTGCGCCGCGGCGCCGAGCTTCACCGTCCACAGCTCCCTGCCCGTCTTCGCGTCGAACGCGCGGAACCGGCTGTCGTCGGTCGCGCCCACGAACACCAGGCCCCCCGCCGTCGCGATCGATCCGCCGTTGCCCGGCCGTCCGGTGTTCTGCTTCCCGGGGGGCAGCGAGTCGGTGACGCCGAGCGGCACGCGCCACGCGAACTCGCCGGTGTGCACGTCGATCGCCGTGAGATTCCCCCAGGGCGGCTGCTGGCACATCATGTTCGTCGCGTCATCCTTGAAGCGGCCGCCGCCCGGCATGTTGGCGTACGGACCGCTGCCGCCGCCACCGCCGCGTCCGGCGCCGCGGCCGCGCCCGGCGGGCGCTTGCTGCTGCGCCATCTCCGGATCGCCTGCGCCCCCGGCGCGTCCCGCCGGCGCCGGCGCGGCGGCGGTCGTCGGACGATCGGCAAACCCCTGCAGCTGCCCGTACTCCGACGTGTTCACGAACAGCAGCCCGAGCGCGGGATTGTACGACGCGCCCCCCCAGTTCACGCCGCCGTGGTTCCCCGGGAACTGCAGGCGCAGACGGTTGTAGCCCACCGGCAGATACGGGCCGCCGAGCTGCACCCCGTCGACGAGCTTGCGGCACGCCGCCTCCAGCTCCGGCGTCACCGTGGCGATGTCCGCCAGCGTCATCGTCATGCGCGACAGCGGCGCCGGCTTGAGCGGGAACGGCTGCGTCTTCGCGGTGCGCTCCAGCGGCACCTCGCTCTGCGGCACCGGGCGTTCCTCGACGCCGTAGATCGACCGGCCGGTGACGCGATCCATGAAGAACACGAGGCCGCTCTTGCTCATGATGGCGACGGCGGGAATCGTCCTGCCGTCCTTCCTGATGTCGAGCAGGATCGGCGGATTGGCGACGTCGGCGTCCCAGATGTCGTGGTGCACGACCTGGAAGTGCCACAGGTACTTTCCGGTATTCGCATCCGCGGCGACGACGCTGGAGCTGAACAGGTTGTCGCCGGGCCGATCGCCGCCGTAGCGATCCGTCGCCGGCGCGCCGAACGGCATATAGACGATGCCGCGCGCTTCGTCGACGGTCATCAGACCCCAGACGTTCGCGCCGGACCGATTCACCCAGCTGTCCCCTTCCCAGGTCTCGTTGAACCGCTCGCCTTTGCGCGGCACCGAACGGAACGTCCAGACGAGCTTTCCGGTGTGCACGTCCCACGCCCGCACGTCACCAGCCGGACCCTGCGCCGGTCCTTCCTGCGTGCGGCCGCCGGTGATGATCAGGTTCTTGTACATGATCGGCGGCGAGCTCAGCCCGTTGTTGCCCGGCAGGCCCTGCAGGATCTCGGGGGTGTTGAGATCGACGACCCCCTTGATGCCGAACTTGTCGTTCAGCTCGCCGGTCTGCGCGTCGAGCGAATAGAGCTTCCCGTCGCTCGAGCCGAAGACGATCTGCGGCGGCGTCTGCGGATCGCCGCGGAAGTACTCGACGCCGCGCGTCGACGGATTCCCGCTCGGCAGCGCGAACACCCACTTCTCTTTCCCCGTCGTCGGATCGAGCGCGACGACGCGGCCGTAGGGCGTGGTGACGTACATGACGCCGTTGATCACCAGCGGGGTGGTCTCGCCTGACGCGAACCCGGCGGCGCTGCCGCGTCCGCCGCCGCGCCCCTGCGGCGGTCCGCCGGGCGCCGGATCCGCTGGGGCCGGTCCGCTCGCCGGCGGCTTCATGTGGTAGACCCATGCCTTCTCGAGCTGCGCGACGTTGCCCGGCGTGATCTGCGTCAGCGGCGAGAAGCGCATGCCGCCGGGATCGTGTCCGTAGGTCGGCCACTCGGCGGCGGTGGACGGCGGACGTGACGCGGCACGCTGCGGCGAGACGGCATACCCCATCGAGCCCGCAGCGCAGACCGAGGCCGCGACCGCGAGCCCCCGGGTAATCCTGAACATGCGGCATTCTCACTGCA is drawn from Vicinamibacterales bacterium and contains these coding sequences:
- a CDS encoding aldehyde dehydrogenase family protein; translation: MTSATAPAGQNARTPRTATAEEKAAAQALLARARTAMAAVDHYDQATVDRLCRAIAWATANEQAFGRLTRMSVEESGMGSAEGVPARRWKILGILRDALRTPSVGIIETIPEKGIVKYAKPAGVIAGLLPVTNPLVTMVNMAINAIKCRDAVIFSPHPLSRKTALEIARVLRAALAKQGAPDDLILCLETPSIPLAQELMAICDLTIATGGTAMVKAAYSSGKPAYGVGAGNATVVIDETADLAEAAMNTRISKTQNHGSGCSCDGNLLVEAAIYDRFLEALQAEGGYLATADEKRKLEAVMWDAEGHRRIETVARAAGVIAAKA
- a CDS encoding PQQ-binding-like beta-propeller repeat protein; translation: MTRQLSLAAAAAVVLGAGVAAQNAAPPASRPAGAARPAAAAAANGSAANPRDWPTVGNDPGGAKYSALAQITPANVTQLTKAWTYDTGAPAAGYTITPIVVSNVMYLPVQGSVVVALQADTGKELWKFDLKTLPDIGPNPSAGGRGISYWPGTARVAPRIVIATTNGFLVQLDAKTGRPVPRPAGMVNLAAGVMEKFEGQQYSTNMPPALYKNLAIIAARTGEQGRYGLPGDPRAFDLLTGKEVWRFHIVPHPADENFGTWGLNGWQDRRGPGVWVPVSVDPVNDLVFFPMGNATDQNYGGSRPGINLYATTLLVLRASTGKRVWHQQLTHHDIYDWDLSAPPALGETVKDGKRIPIVVQMTKQGLLFMFHRLTGEPLFGMEERPVPRFDAPGDQAWPTQPFPLKPVGLTRDSMTRKEVSRISPEAEKYCTELFDKSVNMGPYTPYGMLPSLVFPGSEGGGGWGGVSVDADRGLVYVNTRHLGVIAQLQSSVSSGVLPSFGKQKVPTNFYVDQQGYPCNAPPWAEIAAVSTTTGDIVWRTPLGEYPELTRKGITGTGTAVNDGGPISTASGLVFIGSTTDYGFRAFDAKTGKELWRATMDDDVLMTPLTYQGANGKQFVVAVAGGGDAAFHIPPKPSPGGNATVVAFSLK
- a CDS encoding tetratricopeptide repeat protein, giving the protein MHLLLSVLCAAHLLVASGSARRADDPSVARAVDAARARAGNGDPIAQFSLGSYLYYGSTQTAAGVEWIRKAAAQQLAPAEHHLGQIYEFGFGVPADDGLALEWYRKAAGHGSAPAARAIGEFHLKGRGVRADAAEAARWFRRAADGDDLRAQYQLGQMYFDGTGVPRDYESAYVWFALAAGQTPLEDNRKGLLELRNISAARMTPQAVAVARRRVAEWKPVASGQ
- a CDS encoding class I SAM-dependent methyltransferase, translated to MIPRLAAAVAAALLLFVPAHAQQTPRRNAARPDVVYIPTPQPVVEAMLQLAEVKKTDVVYDLGSGDGRIVITAARTYGARGVGVELDAELIKQARQNAAAAGVADRVRFVRQDLFKTDLRPATVVTLYLLQSLNERLRPKLVRELRAGARVVSHVFNMGPEWPPLKTETVERSRIFLWSVPGR
- a CDS encoding helix-hairpin-helix domain-containing protein, with the protein product MSTHASFSIGLVAILLGASIAARASTPQAPPKNGAPASPALTKNVGDLSPQEEDEFVKVTEATMERVCVACHPFENIIKSRRTLPEWNDQVTQMAMRGAPGTETDFTLVKKYMARYYGIVRVNSASAEELSAVLGLPSKVAAALVEYRTTNGKFTDLASLAKVEGVDKAKLEENADALRFD
- a CDS encoding alcohol dehydrogenase catalytic domain-containing protein, which codes for MNALVKSAPGAGHLALLDVPQPRPGPGAALVRVRRSGLCGTDLLVSDGVYKGRNRPVPCPLILGHEAAGEIVALGENGDSPLFPPGDRGKGDCPRFRETRVVIEALAGCGACFHCVRGRYNLCPDWHHVGLTMDGALADFVVVPVTSLIPLPDGMSLDAAALLEPLATAINTVERTRPAPGTPTAILGPGPFGLLHLLALRAAGAGPIVVFGRPGDEARLAIAAQAGADAALVADRAAANAFMSELTHGVGAGLVVEAAGTPEAVQTAIDIAAAGGTLATLGLVRDTQIDALQVMRKELTWVGVVASVRRHWAEAIRLVTEGRLHPERLITHRMPLAGALDGFAALRAREAVKVMFEVC
- a CDS encoding pyrroloquinoline quinone-dependent dehydrogenase, which produces MFRITRGLAVAASVCAAGSMGYAVSPQRAASRPPSTAAEWPTYGHDPGGMRFSPLTQITPGNVAQLEKAWVYHMKPPASGPAPADPAPGGPPQGRGGGRGSAAGFASGETTPLVINGVMYVTTPYGRVVALDPTTGKEKWVFALPSGNPSTRGVEYFRGDPQTPPQIVFGSSDGKLYSLDAQTGELNDKFGIKGVVDLNTPEILQGLPGNNGLSSPPIMYKNLIITGGRTQEGPAQGPAGDVRAWDVHTGKLVWTFRSVPRKGERFNETWEGDSWVNRSGANVWGLMTVDEARGIVYMPFGAPATDRYGGDRPGDNLFSSSVVAADANTGKYLWHFQVVHHDIWDADVANPPILLDIRKDGRTIPAVAIMSKSGLVFFMDRVTGRSIYGVEERPVPQSEVPLERTAKTQPFPLKPAPLSRMTMTLADIATVTPELEAACRKLVDGVQLGGPYLPVGYNRLRLQFPGNHGGVNWGGASYNPALGLLFVNTSEYGQLQGFADRPTTAAAPAPAGRAGGAGDPEMAQQQAPAGRGRGAGRGGGGGSGPYANMPGGGRFKDDATNMMCQQPPWGNLTAIDVHTGEFAWRVPLGVTDSLPPGKQNTGRPGNGGSIATAGGLVFVGATDDSRFRAFDAKTGRELWTVKLGAAAHATPSTYQGRDGRQYVVITSTGGGFLDAPITDDSISAFALPAAKK